ACGGACAAGAAAGGGAAATTCTGCGACCCCAGCTGGGAGAAAACTTCGGGCCCAGCTGTGGCCGTGCCTGCTACCGTTCCGGCGGTGGTGCCTAGGTGTCAGGTGGAGGGTTGTGGGGCGGTGCTGGCGAATGTGAAGGATTATCACAGGAGGCACAAAGTTTGCGAGAAGCACGCAAAAGCCCCGAAAGTACTAGTTCTCGGAATTGAACAACGATTCTGCCAACAATGTAGCAggtaataattttgataattataaGTCGAAAGTAGAATTATTTTTGGATAATTGAGATGATTTCTAGGAAGTTCTGTTTTAAATTCGCAGGTTTCATACCgtgaatgagtttgatgaatcaAAGAGAAGTTGCAGAAGGAGACTGGCGGGGCATAATGAGAGAAGAAGAAAGAGTTCTCAAGAGCACTCCCTTGCTAAGAGATCTGTCCAAGGTACAAATTAttagagtattattttttaaaattagatttgaacattattttttatgtttattatttgaattatgaTTATGACTAGTCTAGAATCAAACTTGCCTTCGAAGTTTTTTAAATAAGCAATCCGACATACtccattatataaaatatttaatgtgaatattgaaggattttatttataatttgtctaatctacatatttattttgttattattatgtcTTAGTCGAGGTTAATTAAGACACAAGCTGACATATGTAATTGTCTATTGGCGCTGATGAGGATGTTTTGTTATTTAGACTCGGTCAACATTTTTTGTGGGTTCCaggttttaaaaaaacctaggttaaaaaaaagaaaaagaaaaagaaaagatataTAATCGCCTCTCCTCACTTTTGCCCATCGTTGTTTCTGTCTTAACGTCgcatatataaatatacttttgaaaatatatatacacacatatataaatatgtatatatgatgTAATATTTCGTTACATCATACATGAATGTTATCTGATCGATACTCATATAAATATGTACAATTAATATATAGcttatcaaaactatatataatgTTACTTCATCTTAATGGGGCTGCATTCTCATGTACATTTCGGGTATACGAATCTAATTACAGATTAAATGATaggtatttaaaatttaacaaaaattcTTACACTCAGAAATGAAAATGATGGCCGCAAACAGAAACCCACACCACTTCTCTAACAGCAGTGAGTGTGCTCTCTCTCTTCTGTCATCGACGAATCAAGATCCTTGCACCTGGAACAGTATCTCTGCTTCTTCAGATCTTCCCACGAGACGGAGTGCTGCCCTGCGAGAGCTCATCGCCGAAAATCGAGCCTCCATTTTAGCCTGCAGCAAGAATAATCCCAATTTTAATAATGATCAGATGGAGAACTTTTGGATTCAAAACGGATCGAATCTACGGTTCTTGAACAGCTCCTCCCAACAAACCGGAGGACAGTTAACGTTGGATCTCATGCAGGCTTCGAGTTCTGGATTCCGGATGTTTTCTATGCATGATTATGATGAAGATAATAATACTAAATTATTCAAGGCAGTGAATTATCAGAAAGAATGCTCTGAGTTCTGAAGGCTTCCTTTGGGCtattaattagtttatttatgGTTCTTGTTACATGAAAATGGTTTGTTTTCAAACATTCATCCATCACGATTAAGTTTGGATATTCTTGGCTTAAATGTGTTTCTGGATTCAAGTATGTTGTGTTTTGTTCTAGGATTTAATCTGTATATTCTTTGTTTATAGAAAAgtggaaaattttgaattttattctgTTTTTTGAATCTGATATTGTGATCTTTTGCATATTCTCttacgaaattgtata
This genomic interval from Primulina huaijiensis isolate GDHJ02 chromosome 14, ASM1229523v2, whole genome shotgun sequence contains the following:
- the LOC140957718 gene encoding uncharacterized protein: MEYYWNLLNNGGSRGDGVGGHDSNSCGNPAWESWDLAGNNFQAPSTSAGLQVEAGGFQALMLRQDQEENAELHFRSVSSSLYSGKGPCYHHPDPRLTFMKLGKRQYLPRSSAGTSYTDKKGKFCDPSWEKTSGPAVAVPATVPAVVPRCQVEGCGAVLANVKDYHRRHKVCEKHAKAPKVLVLGIEQRFCQQCSRFHTVNEFDESKRSCRRRLAGHNERRRKSSQEHSLAKRSVQEMKMMAANRNPHHFSNSSECALSLLSSTNQDPCTWNSISASSDLPTRRSAALRELIAENRASILACSKNNPNFNNDQMENFWIQNGSNLRFLNSSSQQTGGQLTLDLMQASSSGFRMFSMHDYDEDNNTKLFKAVNYQKECSEF